A stretch of Ferribacterium limneticum DNA encodes these proteins:
- the greB gene encoding transcription elongation factor GreB, with product MNKAFVREADGDDDEELEPSLKLPAGTRNYITPAGHDRLKSELEHLVKRERPHVVEIVSWAASNGDRSENGDYIYGKRRLREIDRRIRFLTKRLDVAEVIDPLRQGGNDQIFFGATVTIADANGIANTYTIVGVDETNVSKGRISWISPLARALIKAREGDSIRFQSPVGVREIDILEVRYEAIA from the coding sequence ATGAATAAAGCGTTTGTACGGGAGGCTGATGGCGATGACGACGAAGAGCTTGAGCCGTCACTAAAGCTTCCTGCGGGAACGCGAAACTACATTACGCCGGCCGGACATGATCGGCTGAAGAGTGAACTTGAGCACCTCGTCAAAAGGGAGCGCCCACATGTGGTTGAGATTGTCTCGTGGGCCGCATCAAATGGTGACCGCTCCGAAAATGGCGACTATATATATGGTAAGCGGCGATTACGTGAGATAGATCGCCGCATTCGCTTCCTGACTAAGCGTCTCGATGTGGCTGAAGTGATTGACCCTCTGCGTCAGGGTGGTAACGATCAGATATTTTTTGGCGCCACAGTAACAATTGCTGACGCAAACGGCATTGCAAATACCTACACGATCGTTGGTGTAGATGAAACCAATGTATCCAAAGGGCGCATCAGTTGGATATCTCCTTTGGCGCGAGCCCTTATAAAAGCTCGGGAAGGTGATTCGATCCGCTTTCAAAGTCCTGTTGGTGTCCGGGAAATAGATATTCTTGAAGTTCGTTATGAGGCAATAGCCTGA
- a CDS encoding DUF465 domain-containing protein → MSLHPLSGAEISDIRTQLHELQIEHRDLDLVITHLIENPPPDDLLIRRLKKRKLLLKDRILQLEEMLVPDIPA, encoded by the coding sequence ATGTCACTTCACCCGCTGAGCGGAGCAGAAATCAGCGATATCCGTACCCAGCTGCATGAATTGCAGATTGAGCACCGCGACCTTGATCTGGTGATCACTCACCTGATCGAGAATCCACCGCCGGACGACTTGCTGATTCGACGCCTGAAAAAACGCAAACTACTGTTGAAAGACCGCATTCTGCAATTGGAGGAGATGCTGGTACCAGATATTCCCGCCTAG
- a CDS encoding inorganic phosphate transporter, whose translation MDSLNISLGVVITLVIVALLFDFMNGFHDAANSIATIVSTRVLKPHQAVIWAAVFNFLAYFLFPLKVALTIGKGTIDPSIVDHYIIFGALIGAIVWNIITWYYGIPSSSSHALVGGLVGAAVAKAGFGGLVSAGVLKIIAFIFVAPLLGFVIGGALMVIISWICRNMAPRKVDKHFRRFQLLSAAAYSLGHGGNDAQKTVGIIWMLLIAAGISKTTDAIPGWIVLSCYTAMGLGTMFGGWRIVKTMGNRITKLNQARGFSANTGGAITLFLATAFGIPVSTTHTITGAIAGVGSTRGARRVRWGVAGGIVWAWILTIPCSAAMAALAWYVGTLIL comes from the coding sequence ATGGACTCCCTTAATATCAGCCTCGGGGTCGTCATTACCCTGGTCATTGTTGCCTTGCTGTTCGATTTCATGAACGGTTTCCACGATGCGGCTAATTCAATTGCGACTATTGTCTCAACCCGGGTTCTTAAACCGCATCAAGCCGTCATCTGGGCTGCGGTATTCAATTTTCTCGCCTATTTCCTGTTTCCGCTCAAGGTAGCCTTGACCATCGGCAAGGGCACCATCGATCCGTCGATTGTCGATCATTACATTATCTTCGGAGCGTTGATCGGCGCCATCGTCTGGAACATCATTACTTGGTATTACGGCATTCCGTCATCTTCGTCTCACGCCTTGGTCGGTGGCTTGGTCGGCGCTGCCGTCGCCAAAGCAGGCTTTGGCGGCCTGGTATCGGCTGGCGTTTTGAAGATCATCGCGTTCATCTTCGTGGCTCCGCTTCTCGGCTTCGTGATCGGTGGTGCCTTGATGGTGATCATTTCGTGGATCTGTCGAAACATGGCGCCACGCAAGGTCGATAAACACTTCCGGCGTTTCCAGTTATTGTCTGCTGCGGCCTATAGCCTTGGGCACGGTGGCAATGATGCACAAAAAACCGTCGGCATCATCTGGATGTTGCTGATTGCCGCGGGTATATCCAAGACCACTGATGCCATTCCGGGTTGGATTGTGCTCTCGTGTTACACAGCGATGGGTCTCGGAACCATGTTTGGCGGCTGGCGTATTGTGAAGACCATGGGCAACCGCATCACCAAACTTAACCAAGCCCGTGGCTTCAGTGCCAATACCGGCGGTGCCATTACCCTGTTTCTCGCAACGGCCTTCGGTATTCCTGTTTCCACCACCCATACCATCACCGGCGCGATTGCCGGAGTTGGTTCGACGCGCGGTGCTCGTCGAGTCCGTTGGGGGGTGGCAGGTGGTATCGTTTGGGCGTGGATTCTGACCATTCCCTGCAGTGCTGCGATGGCAGCATTGGCTTGGTACGTCGGTACCTTGATTCTCTGA
- a CDS encoding DUF47 domain-containing protein, translated as MFGRLMPKEGKYFDLFNSHADLIAQGGKALSNLIAALVDQPELAAKFAEEVDELERKADAITHDTLSQLHTSFITPFDRDEIHQLINGMDDILDIMQDVAESISLYDIRRVPQDAKAMAVVTENCCVCVQSVVKLLHSMDNAPAILKLCHQIDALESEADRSLRGAMSKIFREEPDVREVIKLKEIYELLESVTDRCKDVAGTVEAIVLENS; from the coding sequence ATGTTTGGTCGTTTGATGCCAAAAGAAGGCAAGTATTTTGACCTTTTCAACTCGCATGCGGATTTGATCGCTCAAGGAGGGAAGGCCCTGTCCAACCTGATCGCTGCCTTGGTAGATCAGCCGGAACTGGCGGCCAAATTTGCTGAAGAGGTTGATGAACTTGAACGCAAGGCAGATGCAATTACCCACGACACGCTGTCACAACTCCACACATCCTTCATCACGCCGTTCGACCGAGATGAAATCCATCAGTTGATCAATGGCATGGATGACATCCTGGACATCATGCAGGATGTGGCTGAATCAATTTCGCTTTACGATATTCGTCGGGTTCCGCAGGACGCCAAGGCAATGGCCGTAGTTACCGAGAACTGCTGCGTTTGCGTTCAGTCGGTCGTCAAACTCCTGCACAGCATGGATAACGCCCCGGCAATTCTCAAGCTCTGCCACCAAATCGATGCACTCGAGTCTGAGGCCGATCGCTCCTTGCGTGGTGCTATGTCCAAAATCTTCCGCGAAGAGCCGGATGTGCGTGAGGTCATCAAGCTCAAGGAAATTTACGAACTGCTCGAGTCAGTGACCGATCGCTGCAAGGATGTGGCCGGGACTGTTGAGGCCATCGTTCTAGAAAACTCCTGA
- a CDS encoding aldo/keto reductase, with product MTPFQKKPLGRNNFQVPEVCLGTMTFGEQTSESDAHAQLDFALANGINFIDTAEMYAVPPRAETCGASETIVGHWLKGQARDKVLIATKVAGPSRNLHWIRNGPPAMDGANIRGAIEGSLQRLQTDYVDLYQLHWPERNQPMFGQWQFDPDKERDGTSIREQLEVLGELVREGKVRHIGVSNEHPWGIMQFTRLADELGLPHIVSTQNSYSLLNRTFEAGLAEVCHREQVGLLAYSPLAFGHLTGKYLNRPDAPGRLTQWPSFGQRYTKPNVIPAVQAYAELARKNDLTPTQLALGFTRSRWFVASTIIGASSLEQLTETLPATQTPMSPEILAEIDAIHLRYTNPAP from the coding sequence ATGACCCCTTTCCAAAAAAAGCCGCTTGGGCGCAACAACTTTCAAGTTCCCGAAGTCTGCCTTGGCACCATGACCTTCGGCGAACAGACCAGCGAGAGCGATGCGCACGCCCAACTCGACTTTGCACTGGCCAATGGCATCAATTTCATCGACACCGCCGAGATGTACGCCGTCCCGCCACGCGCGGAAACCTGTGGCGCCTCGGAAACCATCGTTGGCCACTGGTTGAAGGGACAAGCCCGCGACAAGGTGCTGATCGCGACCAAGGTAGCCGGCCCCAGCCGCAACCTGCACTGGATTCGCAACGGTCCGCCAGCGATGGACGGAGCCAATATCCGGGGTGCCATCGAGGGTTCTCTGCAGCGCCTGCAGACGGACTACGTCGACCTCTATCAACTGCACTGGCCCGAGCGCAACCAGCCGATGTTCGGGCAATGGCAATTCGATCCGGACAAGGAGCGCGACGGCACATCCATCCGCGAACAACTCGAAGTACTCGGCGAACTCGTGCGGGAAGGCAAGGTCCGCCATATTGGTGTTTCGAACGAGCATCCGTGGGGCATCATGCAATTCACCCGGCTGGCCGATGAACTGGGCCTGCCGCATATCGTGTCGACGCAAAATTCCTACAGCCTGCTGAACCGGACCTTTGAAGCCGGACTGGCCGAAGTCTGTCATCGCGAGCAAGTCGGCCTACTTGCCTACTCGCCGCTCGCTTTCGGGCACCTGACCGGCAAATATTTGAACAGACCGGATGCACCGGGCCGCCTGACCCAATGGCCAAGCTTCGGACAACGCTATACCAAACCCAACGTTATCCCTGCCGTTCAGGCTTACGCAGAACTGGCCAGAAAAAACGATCTGACACCAACCCAGTTGGCACTTGGGTTCACCCGATCGCGCTGGTTTGTTGCCAGCACCATCATCGGCGCCTCATCACTTGAGCAACTGACGGAAACGCTCCCCGCCACGCAGACACCGATGTCGCCAGAAATTCTCGCCGAGATCGACGCTATCCACCTGCGTTATACCAACCCTGCACCATGA
- a CDS encoding ferritin-like domain-containing protein has product MTEALFPRLAEALAATDIAEKIALTTKIAAEWKSGKLDWRDTAPIPLLCGRPARPALVTHKEVLQRSPQTPEGRAHLLHAILHIEFTAINLALDHAARFRTMPEQYYADWIGVAAEEAEHFLLLQERLQSLGHEYGDFPAHAGLWEMAEKTENDVLDRMALVPRLLEARGLDATPPIQRKLEAAGDHQSARVLDIILRDEIGHVGLGDRWFRHLCAERNLEPESTYRELLTHYKAPWPQAPMNESARISAGFSPDELAGLAKKR; this is encoded by the coding sequence ATGACCGAAGCGCTGTTTCCACGCCTTGCCGAGGCACTCGCTGCGACCGACATCGCCGAGAAAATTGCATTGACGACGAAAATCGCTGCCGAGTGGAAAAGCGGCAAATTGGATTGGCGAGACACAGCGCCAATCCCCCTGCTTTGCGGCCGCCCGGCCAGACCAGCACTGGTAACGCACAAGGAGGTGCTCCAGCGCAGTCCGCAAACGCCGGAAGGGCGAGCGCACCTGTTGCACGCCATCCTGCATATTGAATTCACCGCGATCAACCTCGCCCTTGATCACGCTGCCCGCTTCCGCACCATGCCTGAGCAGTACTACGCCGACTGGATCGGTGTTGCCGCCGAAGAAGCCGAGCACTTTCTGCTATTACAAGAGCGCCTGCAGTCGCTGGGGCATGAGTATGGCGACTTCCCCGCCCACGCCGGACTCTGGGAAATGGCCGAGAAGACAGAAAACGACGTCCTGGACCGCATGGCGCTGGTACCCCGCCTGCTCGAAGCGCGCGGCCTGGATGCGACACCGCCCATCCAAAGAAAACTGGAAGCGGCCGGCGACCATCAAAGTGCCCGCGTACTGGACATCATTCTGCGCGATGAAATCGGCCATGTCGGGCTTGGCGATCGCTGGTTTCGTCACCTTTGTGCCGAACGTAACCTGGAACCGGAAAGCACTTACCGCGAGCTCCTTACCCACTACAAAGCCCCATGGCCACAGGCCCCGATGAACGAATCCGCCCGAATTTCAGCAGGATTCAGCCCGGATGAACTGGCGGGATTGGCAAAAAAAAGGTAG
- a CDS encoding DEAD/DEAH box helicase — MSTPVESFADLGLSDTLLKTLTEIGYETPSPIQAQCIPVLLEGHDLIGMAQTGTGKTAAFALPLMEQIDVKLMKPQALILTPTRELAIQVAEALQSYAKNLPGFHVLPIYGGQSYTIQLKQLSRGAHIIVGTPGRVMDHLERKTLNLDNLKTMVLDEADEMLRMGFIDDVEWILERTPAQHQTALFSATMPEQIRRVAQKYLVEPREIKIKSATATVAAIRQVYWQVSGMHKLDALTRILEVEEDFDAAIIFVRTKTATVELADKLSARGYAAAALNGDLNQQMRERVIEQLKSGALDIVIATDVAARGIDVPRVSHVVNYDIPYDTEAYVHRIGRTGRAGRTGNAILFVAPREIRMLRTIERATRSPIAPLTLPSRADVTNKRVADFKGKVIEVLNAEGLDFFANIVSQIAEEQNVSAEEVAAALAMMAQEGKPLQIAGEDPRPAPAPRPGSFGESDRKPRFEDRGDRPRFEDRGERPRREDRPARSAPAGDMVRYRIDVGRDHGVEVRDIVGAIANEAGIESRFIGRIGLYDESSTVELPAGMPGEASNALKRTRIRGVPINLRPDEGRPDGAGSGGGERKFSGERKFGGGDRKPEGDRGGFKKKKFGDR, encoded by the coding sequence ATGTCGACACCTGTCGAAAGCTTTGCCGATCTCGGTTTAAGCGACACCCTACTCAAGACTCTCACTGAAATCGGCTACGAAACTCCGTCGCCCATTCAGGCCCAATGTATCCCTGTTCTGCTCGAAGGTCATGACCTGATCGGCATGGCCCAGACCGGCACCGGCAAGACCGCCGCGTTTGCGCTGCCGCTGATGGAACAGATCGACGTCAAGCTGATGAAGCCGCAAGCCCTGATCCTGACGCCGACGCGCGAGCTGGCCATCCAGGTTGCCGAGGCGCTGCAAAGCTACGCCAAGAACCTGCCCGGCTTCCACGTGCTGCCGATCTACGGCGGCCAGAGCTATACCATCCAGCTCAAGCAACTGTCGCGCGGCGCCCACATCATCGTCGGCACCCCGGGTCGCGTCATGGACCACCTCGAGCGCAAGACACTCAACCTCGACAACCTGAAGACCATGGTTCTCGACGAAGCCGACGAAATGCTGCGCATGGGCTTCATCGACGACGTCGAGTGGATTCTCGAACGCACCCCGGCCCAGCACCAGACCGCCCTGTTCTCGGCCACCATGCCGGAACAGATTCGCCGCGTTGCCCAGAAGTATCTGGTCGAGCCGCGCGAAATCAAGATCAAGTCGGCCACCGCCACTGTGGCTGCCATCCGTCAGGTTTACTGGCAGGTTTCCGGCATGCACAAGCTGGACGCCCTGACCCGCATTCTGGAAGTTGAAGAAGATTTCGACGCCGCCATCATCTTCGTGCGCACCAAGACCGCGACCGTCGAACTGGCCGACAAACTGTCGGCCCGTGGCTACGCCGCCGCCGCCCTGAACGGCGACCTCAACCAGCAGATGCGCGAACGCGTCATCGAGCAGTTGAAGTCTGGTGCCCTGGACATCGTCATTGCGACCGACGTCGCCGCTCGCGGCATCGACGTGCCGCGCGTCAGCCACGTGGTCAACTACGACATTCCGTACGACACCGAAGCCTACGTGCACCGTATTGGCCGTACTGGCCGCGCTGGCCGCACCGGCAATGCCATCCTGTTCGTCGCACCGCGTGAAATCCGCATGCTGCGTACCATTGAGCGCGCTACCCGTTCGCCGATTGCCCCGCTGACCCTGCCGAGCCGTGCCGATGTGACCAACAAGCGCGTCGCTGACTTCAAGGGCAAGGTAATTGAAGTATTGAACGCCGAAGGCCTGGATTTCTTCGCCAACATCGTCTCGCAAATTGCTGAAGAGCAAAACGTCAGCGCCGAGGAAGTCGCTGCTGCGCTGGCCATGATGGCCCAGGAAGGCAAGCCGCTGCAGATCGCCGGTGAAGATCCGCGTCCGGCCCCGGCTCCCCGTCCGGGCAGCTTTGGCGAAAGCGATCGCAAGCCGCGTTTTGAAGACCGCGGCGATCGTCCGCGCTTCGAAGATCGTGGCGAGCGGCCGCGTCGTGAAGACCGCCCGGCCCGTTCGGCTCCGGCTGGCGACATGGTGCGCTACCGCATCGACGTGGGTCGGGATCATGGCGTCGAAGTGCGCGACATCGTCGGTGCTATCGCTAACGAAGCCGGCATTGAAAGCCGTTTCATCGGCCGTATCGGTCTTTACGACGAATCCAGTACCGTTGAACTGCCGGCCGGCATGCCGGGCGAAGCCTCGAACGCCCTGAAGCGCACCCGCATTCGTGGCGTGCCGATCAACCTGCGTCCGGATGAAGGTCGTCCGGATGGCGCCGGTTCTGGTGGCGGCGAACGCAAGTTCAGCGGCGAGCGCAAATTTGGAGGCGGTGATCGCAAACCTGAAGGCGATCGCGGCGGCTTCAAGAAAAAGAAGTTCGGCGACCGCTAA
- a CDS encoding DUF2325 domain-containing protein has protein sequence MPEIPYHVAGGSFASRRPEPLELHHAPPFPASSLAATPLSSRRRKLWEIPHKFHCPVIGSCFQASELRSLMNKVMHLPRDTSDFVLHTTAVGTCETRTRLAEVLHKTLEKRFHLTIKRYAAAKCAEEVRENWQRAVQNGAEIPAALWAAWTHPACDALLEQEIYGDIHMIQHQVGSGTRTDLKTLQAVREENTELRQLIERVRREAEAARHEKALETRLLGERIVELRAEQTGRDACIANLSAQLGALRDSLPRLKERQTLARRADDAEARATALTAQCRNQQLEIERLQIKLRNAEQPTSTDSSDNADNSAVPPGNERLDGKCVLCVGGRAGAVEAYRDTVERHGGRFLHHDGGLEESLHRIDGVLAAADLVICQTGCISHNAYWRVKEQCKRTGKPCVYVRGSGVSAFGRALGNFGTPADSDSLIDESIVDNNSH, from the coding sequence ATGCCCGAAATCCCCTACCACGTTGCCGGTGGATCGTTTGCCAGCCGTCGCCCTGAACCACTCGAACTGCATCACGCCCCGCCGTTCCCGGCATCAAGCCTGGCAGCCACGCCATTGAGCTCACGCCGCCGCAAGTTGTGGGAAATCCCCCACAAATTTCATTGCCCGGTGATAGGCAGCTGTTTTCAGGCCAGCGAACTGCGTTCTCTGATGAACAAGGTAATGCACCTGCCTCGCGATACCAGCGATTTCGTGCTGCATACGACGGCCGTAGGCACCTGCGAAACGCGCACCCGCCTCGCCGAAGTGCTGCACAAGACGCTGGAAAAGCGCTTTCACCTGACCATCAAACGCTATGCCGCCGCCAAATGCGCCGAAGAGGTCCGCGAAAACTGGCAGCGCGCCGTGCAGAACGGTGCCGAGATTCCTGCTGCGCTGTGGGCGGCTTGGACGCATCCGGCCTGCGACGCCCTGCTGGAGCAGGAAATTTACGGCGACATCCACATGATTCAACATCAGGTAGGCAGCGGCACGCGAACCGATCTCAAGACCCTGCAAGCGGTTCGGGAAGAAAACACCGAGTTGCGGCAACTCATCGAAAGGGTACGCCGGGAAGCCGAAGCGGCTCGCCATGAAAAAGCACTGGAAACCCGCCTCCTGGGCGAACGAATCGTCGAGTTGCGGGCTGAGCAAACTGGCCGCGATGCCTGCATTGCCAATCTTTCCGCCCAGCTCGGCGCCTTGCGCGACAGCCTGCCCAGGCTCAAGGAACGCCAGACGCTGGCCCGCCGAGCCGACGATGCAGAAGCAAGAGCCACGGCACTGACCGCCCAGTGCCGCAACCAGCAACTTGAAATAGAACGCCTGCAGATCAAACTCAGAAATGCCGAGCAACCCACCTCCACCGATTCCTCCGACAACGCCGACAACTCAGCCGTTCCGCCGGGCAACGAGCGGCTGGACGGCAAATGCGTACTTTGCGTAGGCGGACGGGCTGGCGCCGTCGAAGCGTATCGCGATACGGTGGAACGGCACGGCGGCCGTTTTCTGCACCACGACGGCGGCCTGGAGGAAAGCCTGCATCGGATAGACGGGGTGCTGGCGGCGGCCGATCTGGTCATCTGCCAGACCGGATGCATCAGCCATAACGCCTATTGGCGGGTCAAGGAACAATGCAAACGCACCGGCAAGCCCTGCGTTTACGTCCGGGGCAGCGGGGTTTCAGCCTTCGGCCGGGCACTGGGCAATTTTGGCACACCGGCAGACAGCGATAGCTTGATCGACGAAAGCATTGTTGACAATAATTCTCATTAA
- the hemP gene encoding hemin uptake protein HemP yields the protein MNQPPNLPCQNPPPASGNDRPRVHSSDLLQGTSAVEIEHAGQRYLLRVTRENKLILTK from the coding sequence ATGAACCAGCCACCAAATCTGCCCTGTCAGAACCCTCCCCCCGCTTCCGGCAATGACCGGCCGCGTGTCCATAGCAGCGACTTGCTGCAAGGCACTTCGGCCGTCGAGATCGAACATGCCGGCCAGCGCTACCTGCTGCGGGTCACCCGCGAAAACAAGCTGATCCTGACCAAATAG
- a CDS encoding energy transducer TonB: MSYALSRPSSTRRGGLLGIVVGAHIGVILIVMAAKTVAPQIMEMPLIVDLIQPAQEKPPEAKPLPVVKPQPVQTRPTPQKPVPVIEATQSTQPAPAAPVATPPDVKPAPPAPPAPEPMVQARFDADYLKNPAPPYPPLSRRMGEEGKVVLRVSVSPQGMAESVEIKTSSGSQRLDEAAQKTVRVWKFIPAKRGDIAVQSFVLVPIIFKLEQ; encoded by the coding sequence ATGAGCTACGCCCTCTCCCGTCCTTCCTCCACCCGTCGCGGTGGCCTGCTGGGCATCGTCGTCGGCGCCCACATCGGCGTCATCCTGATCGTCATGGCGGCCAAGACCGTGGCGCCGCAGATCATGGAAATGCCGCTGATCGTCGACCTGATCCAGCCGGCCCAGGAAAAACCGCCCGAAGCCAAACCCCTGCCGGTCGTCAAGCCACAGCCGGTGCAAACCCGTCCGACCCCGCAAAAGCCCGTTCCGGTCATCGAGGCAACGCAGAGCACCCAGCCGGCACCTGCCGCCCCGGTCGCCACACCGCCCGACGTCAAGCCGGCCCCACCCGCCCCGCCGGCGCCTGAGCCGATGGTCCAGGCCCGTTTCGACGCCGACTACCTGAAAAATCCGGCCCCGCCCTACCCACCGCTGTCGAGACGCATGGGCGAGGAAGGCAAGGTCGTGCTGCGCGTTTCCGTCAGCCCGCAGGGGATGGCGGAAAGCGTCGAGATCAAGACCTCGTCGGGCAGCCAGCGTCTGGACGAAGCGGCGCAGAAAACCGTCCGTGTCTGGAAGTTCATCCCGGCCAAGCGTGGCGACATCGCCGTCCAGAGCTTCGTCCTCGTCCCGATCATTTTCAAATTGGAGCAATAG
- a CDS encoding MotA/TolQ/ExbB proton channel family protein: MQETAQNAFGFAHLWAAGDLVSHTVAYILAAMSIASWYLILAKAWDWYRTRRAAKAVAGFWAATSVGEGIEKLRQSGEDSPYAQLAEQANCCNHECEAVTGRLASRFDPAEQMERALRQQLMVTQAGMENGLTLLATTGATAPFVGLFGTVWGIYHALVAIGLSGQAALEKVAGPVGEALIMTAAGLAVALPAVFAYNAFTRANRVVLADLDAFAHDLHAFFTVGKPFVANSAQIHPMRARAAAEVA, from the coding sequence ATGCAGGAAACCGCACAAAACGCCTTCGGCTTCGCCCACCTGTGGGCGGCCGGCGACCTCGTCTCGCACACCGTCGCCTACATCCTGGCCGCGATGTCGATCGCCAGCTGGTATTTGATCCTGGCCAAGGCCTGGGACTGGTATCGCACCCGCCGCGCCGCCAAGGCAGTGGCCGGCTTCTGGGCCGCGACCAGCGTTGGCGAGGGTATCGAGAAGCTGCGCCAGAGCGGCGAGGACAGCCCCTACGCCCAGCTCGCCGAGCAGGCCAACTGCTGCAATCATGAATGCGAAGCCGTCACCGGCCGCCTGGCCTCCCGCTTCGACCCGGCCGAGCAGATGGAACGCGCGCTCCGCCAGCAACTGATGGTGACCCAGGCCGGCATGGAAAACGGCCTGACCCTGCTCGCCACCACCGGCGCCACCGCCCCCTTCGTCGGCCTGTTCGGCACAGTGTGGGGCATCTACCACGCCCTGGTCGCCATCGGCCTCTCCGGCCAGGCGGCGCTGGAAAAGGTCGCCGGCCCGGTCGGCGAGGCGCTGATCATGACCGCCGCCGGCCTCGCCGTCGCGCTGCCCGCCGTCTTCGCCTACAACGCCTTCACCCGCGCCAACCGCGTCGTGCTGGCCGATCTCGACGCCTTCGCCCACGACCTGCACGCCTTCTTCACGGTCGGCAAGCCCTTCGTCGCCAACAGCGCCCAGATCCACCCGATGCGCGCCCGCGCTGCCGCCGAGGTTGCATAA
- a CDS encoding ExbD/TolR family protein, whose amino-acid sequence MAMGSFNSPGSQMPTAEINMTPLVDVMLVLLIIFIITAPLMTHQVKVDLPRAASTPTPEKPMTLQVSITGENLIYVGNDTVDRNGLEQKFREAVAQDANVEMHLKADRNTRYETVAETMSAARRAGLTKIGFVTQPGSENN is encoded by the coding sequence ATGGCCATGGGTTCCTTCAATTCGCCGGGCAGCCAGATGCCGACGGCGGAAATCAACATGACGCCACTGGTCGACGTGATGCTGGTGCTGTTGATCATCTTCATCATCACCGCGCCGCTGATGACGCACCAAGTCAAGGTTGACCTGCCGCGTGCCGCCAGTACGCCGACGCCGGAGAAGCCGATGACGCTGCAGGTGTCGATCACCGGCGAGAACCTCATCTACGTCGGCAACGACACGGTGGACCGCAACGGCCTGGAGCAGAAGTTCCGCGAGGCCGTGGCCCAGGACGCCAACGTCGAGATGCACCTCAAGGCCGACCGCAACACGCGCTACGAGACGGTCGCCGAGACGATGAGCGCCGCCCGCCGGGCCGGCCTGACCAAGATCGGTTTCGTCACCCAGCCAGGCAGCGAAAACAATTAA
- a CDS encoding iron transporter, with translation MLSTKKLISALALGAALAAPVLALEYPIGVPQQRAGMEIAAVYLQPIEMEPEGMMRKAAESDIHIEADIHALANNPNGFEEGAWMPYLLVKYEVSKIGGDYKVAGDFMPMVANDGPHYGENIKLAGPGKYKVKYTILPPSENKQAHFGRHTDRATGVRPWFKPFEVEYEFTYVGIGKKGGY, from the coding sequence ATGTTGTCCACCAAAAAACTCATCTCCGCCCTGGCACTGGGTGCCGCGCTGGCCGCTCCGGTCCTGGCCCTCGAATACCCCATCGGTGTGCCGCAACAGCGCGCCGGCATGGAAATCGCCGCTGTTTACCTGCAACCCATCGAAATGGAACCGGAAGGCATGATGCGCAAGGCCGCCGAATCGGATATCCACATCGAGGCCGACATCCACGCCCTGGCCAACAACCCGAACGGCTTCGAGGAAGGCGCCTGGATGCCCTACCTGCTGGTCAAATACGAAGTCTCCAAGATTGGCGGCGACTACAAGGTGGCCGGCGATTTCATGCCGATGGTTGCCAACGACGGCCCGCACTACGGCGAGAACATCAAGTTGGCCGGCCCGGGAAAATACAAGGTGAAGTACACCATCCTGCCGCCCTCGGAAAACAAGCAGGCCCACTTCGGCCGCCATACCGACCGCGCCACCGGCGTTCGCCCCTGGTTCAAGCCGTTCGAAGTCGAATACGAATTCACCTACGTCGGGATCGGCAAGAAGGGCGGGTACTAA